One Methanocaldococcus infernus ME DNA segment encodes these proteins:
- the dgt gene encoding dGTP triphosphohydrolase: MNFLERRIIKENGFEDDRSPYLRDRDRILFSRSFRRLGFKTQIITPIKKEINDHIRNRLTHSLEVLQISTSIARYINKEYKKYKLDISLCEAISLGHDIGHCPYGHIGEKAIFKFVFDENNNEKDDKDPKNNFKGKLRHNFQSLKVCCFLEKQYYPDFYGLNLTVATLDGIFKHTKMSKEELDEYNKIFSRYCDVFWKENEEMSKNIDIYVLDYFKTLFEYRSPYTIEGICVALSDEIAQICHDVEDLRRIGGIFCINIINDVYEEIKKKLEELISKESFEENIKKIFDEFKEAYNNSNIIKVERLYTKIIIKLALSSISKILFKLKEDTSEDDWKELIRDYHLGSFDDLINIIEKKKVEIDEINIYILKLFEDIQNIIKNSLDDHNIARWDVKGKDLYLELCKYLYDIMKDQHDIFKIFPKNMRKHLKLSYKVGKKLEEDYKIGDLRFKVPIWDYLAGMTDSYIIKEYESIIFKKVNIL, encoded by the coding sequence AAGAAAATGGATTTGAAGATGATAGATCCCCATACTTAAGAGATAGGGATAGGATATTATTTTCCAGATCGTTTAGAAGGTTAGGATTTAAGACTCAGATAATAACACCTATTAAAAAAGAAATAAATGACCATATCAGAAATAGACTTACTCATTCATTAGAAGTTTTGCAAATATCTACTTCTATAGCTAGATATATTAATAAGGAATATAAAAAATATAAATTAGATATTAGCTTATGTGAGGCAATAAGTTTAGGTCATGATATTGGTCATTGTCCTTATGGTCATATTGGAGAAAAAGCTATATTTAAGTTTGTTTTTGATGAAAATAACAATGAAAAGGATGACAAAGATCCAAAAAATAATTTTAAAGGAAAACTTAGACATAATTTTCAAAGTCTTAAAGTATGTTGTTTTTTAGAAAAACAATATTATCCTGATTTTTATGGGTTAAATTTAACAGTAGCTACATTAGATGGAATTTTTAAGCATACTAAAATGAGCAAAGAAGAATTAGATGAGTATAATAAAATATTTAGCAGATATTGTGATGTTTTTTGGAAAGAGAATGAAGAAATGTCTAAAAATATAGATATATATGTTCTTGACTACTTTAAAACACTTTTTGAATATAGATCTCCTTACACAATAGAAGGAATTTGTGTAGCATTATCTGATGAAATTGCACAAATATGTCATGATGTTGAGGATTTAAGAAGAATAGGTGGAATATTTTGTATTAATATTATTAATGATGTTTATGAGGAGATTAAAAAGAAGTTAGAGGAATTAATATCCAAAGAAAGTTTTGAAGAAAATATTAAAAAAATATTTGATGAATTTAAAGAAGCGTATAACAATTCCAATATAATAAAAGTTGAAAGATTATATACAAAAATAATAATAAAATTAGCATTATCTTCAATTTCAAAAATATTATTTAAATTAAAAGAAGACACTAGTGAAGATGATTGGAAAGAATTAATTAGAGATTATCATCTTGGTAGTTTTGATGATTTAATAAATATTATTGAAAAGAAAAAGGTAGAAATAGATGAAATTAATATCTACATATTAAAACTATTTGAAGACATCCAAAATATAATAAAGAACTCTCTTGATGATCATAATATTGCTCGTTGGGATGTAAAAGGAAAAGATCTTTATTTAGAGCTATGCAAATATTTATATGATATTATGAAAGATCAACATGATATTTTCAAAATATTTCCAAAAAATATGAGGAAACATTTAAAATTGTCATATAAAGTAGGGAAAAAATTAGAAGAAGATTATAAAATTGGAGATTTGAGATTTAAAGTACCTATTTGGGATTATTTAGCAGGAATGACTGATAGTTATATTATAAAAGAGTATGAATCAATAATATTTAAAAAAGTAAATATTTTATAA
- the asnB gene encoding asparagine synthase (glutamine-hydrolyzing) — protein sequence MCGINGIIRFNGKVEKEEILKMNKAIKHRGPDDEGAFVSNNIGLGHVRLAILDLSEKGHQPMGLTKEGKIIYKDDELEKADYIIVYNGEVYNYKELIEKFNLKTETGTDTEIILRLYQKLGFDCVKEFNGMWAFAIYDKEKNILFCSRDRLGVKPFYYYWDGEEFIFSSELKGILAVKKLNKKENINKEAVQLYFALGFIPSPWTIYNKTFKLEAAHNLVLDLAKREIKKWRYWELPKYNPIYDKKKLIEEGKKLLEDAVRIRMRSDVPVGAFLSGGLDSSTVVAVMSKFTDLKKLHTFSIGFEGKYDETPYIKTVVDHLKTQHHHYYFKEKDFEELIDKYVWIYDEPFGDYSGFPTYKVSELAKKYVTVCLSGDGGDEVFAGYMNHLAARRYELIKRIPKILRKALYLILSKLNKQKKLNSFFSLTTLTEALRLSLMADFKFYSEAFESERISPKVFKNWSENNLKYSLRVSNNCFAEAIRVYDLLFNTLSDHFLVKVDRASMANALEVRSPFLDYRFAEFSQKIPIEWKVNLFKTKKLMREIIENYLPKEIVNRGKWGFTPPLEEWILKEKYLKEIENNLKVLKEIDKELYNFFKEKVLKNKDQKIYKIYLIRLFIFIKWWERWTKN from the coding sequence ATGTGTGGTATAAATGGAATAATTAGATTTAATGGAAAAGTTGAGAAAGAAGAAATTTTAAAGATGAATAAAGCCATTAAACATAGAGGGCCTGATGATGAAGGAGCTTTTGTTAGTAATAACATTGGCTTAGGACATGTTAGATTAGCTATTCTTGATTTATCTGAGAAAGGGCATCAGCCAATGGGTTTAACTAAGGAAGGGAAGATAATTTATAAAGATGATGAGTTAGAGAAAGCAGATTATATTATTGTTTATAATGGAGAGGTTTATAACTATAAGGAGTTAATAGAAAAATTTAACCTAAAAACTGAAACTGGAACTGACACTGAAATTATTTTAAGACTTTATCAAAAACTTGGCTTTGATTGTGTTAAAGAGTTTAATGGCATGTGGGCTTTTGCTATTTATGATAAAGAGAAAAATATCTTGTTTTGCTCAAGAGATAGGCTTGGAGTTAAGCCTTTCTATTACTATTGGGATGGAGAAGAGTTTATTTTTTCCTCTGAGTTAAAGGGAATCTTAGCAGTTAAAAAGTTAAACAAGAAGGAGAATATAAATAAAGAGGCTGTTCAACTTTACTTTGCTCTTGGCTTTATCCCCTCTCCTTGGACTATTTATAACAAAACTTTTAAGTTAGAAGCAGCTCACAACTTAGTCTTAGATTTAGCTAAAAGAGAAATAAAAAAATGGAGATATTGGGAGTTGCCAAAATACAACCCAATTTATGATAAAAAGAAATTAATAGAGGAAGGGAAAAAGCTTTTAGAAGATGCTGTAAGAATAAGAATGAGAAGTGATGTTCCAGTTGGGGCTTTTTTAAGCGGTGGCTTAGATAGCTCAACAGTTGTAGCTGTTATGAGTAAATTTACTGATTTAAAGAAGTTACATACTTTTTCTATAGGCTTTGAGGGAAAATATGATGAAACTCCTTACATAAAGACGGTTGTTGATCATTTAAAAACTCAGCATCATCATTATTATTTCAAAGAGAAGGATTTTGAAGAATTAATTGATAAATATGTTTGGATTTATGATGAGCCTTTTGGAGACTATTCTGGCTTTCCTACTTATAAAGTTAGTGAGCTTGCTAAGAAATATGTTACTGTATGTCTAAGTGGAGATGGTGGAGATGAAGTTTTTGCTGGTTACATGAATCATTTAGCTGCAAGAAGATATGAATTAATCAAGAGAATACCCAAAATTTTGAGGAAAGCTTTATATTTAATATTAAGTAAGTTAAATAAGCAAAAAAAATTAAATAGCTTTTTCAGTTTGACTACTTTAACTGAAGCTTTAAGACTCTCTTTAATGGCAGATTTTAAATTTTATTCAGAAGCCTTTGAAAGTGAAAGAATTTCTCCAAAGGTATTTAAAAACTGGAGTGAAAACAACTTAAAATATTCTTTAAGAGTTTCTAATAATTGCTTTGCTGAAGCTATTAGAGTCTATGATTTGCTTTTTAATACTTTATCTGATCATTTCTTAGTTAAAGTGGATAGAGCTTCAATGGCCAATGCCTTAGAAGTTAGAAGCCCTTTCTTAGATTATAGATTTGCTGAATTTTCACAAAAAATTCCAATAGAGTGGAAAGTTAATTTATTTAAAACTAAAAAGTTAATGAGAGAAATTATTGAAAATTATCTTCCTAAGGAGATAGTTAATAGAGGTAAGTGGGGCTTTACCCCACCATTAGAGGAGTGGATACTGAAAGAGAAATATTTGAAGGAAATAGAAAATAATTTAAAAGTTTTAAAAGAAATAGATAAAGAACTTTATAATTTTTTTAAAGAAAAAGTTTTAAAGAATAAGGATCAGAAAATATATAAGATTTATTTGATTAGATTATTTATATTTATAAAGTGGTGGGAAAGATGGACAAAAAATTAG
- a CDS encoding glycosyltransferase, with amino-acid sequence MDRNILIVISSLKKGGGAEKVAYTLGNLLEKVNFKVYFLNFYKYKEEYFFNRKFYLNEKLEHSIFSKLKKLVVRAKNIARFSKINKINLIISFMEEANFSSILAKTFNNNLKVIISIRQDVSVYTFLYRFLIKLLYPKADKIVAVSKEIEEILIKEYKIPKEKIKTIYNPHSIEEYQKLSKEPLEEKYKEIFKDSFVFINIGRLTEQKGQWFLIRAFKKVSERHPEAKLIILGEGGLRNKLEKLIKKLNLEDKVFLLGRQDNVFKFLKNSDCFVFSSLWEGLPNTVIEALSVNLPIISTDCKTGPREILAPELDIGEEINYPYYGKYGILTKPFPRRYIFKTLDEEPLIEEEKILAELMIKIIKDKELREKYSNGLERAKDFDIDKIVKEWEGVIKKVLNNKN; translated from the coding sequence ATGGATAGAAATATCTTAATTGTAATATCCTCATTAAAAAAAGGAGGTGGAGCTGAAAAAGTAGCTTATACTTTAGGAAATTTATTAGAAAAGGTCAATTTTAAAGTTTATTTTTTAAACTTTTATAAATATAAAGAAGAATATTTTTTTAATAGAAAATTTTATTTAAATGAAAAATTAGAACATTCAATTTTTTCTAAATTAAAAAAATTAGTTGTTAGAGCCAAAAATATAGCTAGGTTTTCTAAAATAAATAAAATAAATTTAATAATCTCATTTATGGAGGAAGCAAATTTTTCCTCTATTTTAGCAAAGACATTTAATAATAATTTGAAAGTAATTATTTCTATACGTCAAGACGTTTCGGTTTACACTTTTTTGTATAGATTCTTAATTAAACTTCTCTACCCAAAAGCAGATAAAATAGTTGCAGTCTCAAAAGAAATAGAGGAAATACTAATCAAAGAATACAAAATTCCAAAAGAAAAAATAAAAACAATTTACAACCCACATTCAATAGAGGAATATCAAAAGCTTTCAAAAGAGCCTTTAGAAGAAAAATATAAAGAAATATTTAAAGATTCTTTCGTTTTTATAAACATTGGAAGATTAACAGAACAAAAGGGACAATGGTTCTTAATCAGAGCGTTTAAGAAAGTTTCTGAAAGACATCCAGAGGCTAAGTTAATAATTTTAGGGGAGGGGGGGTTAAGAAATAAATTAGAAAAACTAATAAAAAAACTAAACTTAGAAGATAAAGTTTTCTTACTTGGAAGACAAGATAATGTTTTTAAGTTTTTGAAGAATAGTGACTGTTTCGTTTTTTCTTCATTATGGGAGGGCTTGCCAAATACGGTTATAGAAGCTTTGAGTGTTAACCTACCAATTATCTCAACAGATTGTAAAACTGGACCGAGAGAAATTTTAGCTCCTGAATTAGATATAGGAGAAGAAATTAATTATCCTTACTATGGAAAGTATGGAATTTTAACTAAACCGTTTCCAAGAAGATACATTTTTAAAACTTTAGATGAAGAACCTTTAATTGAAGAGGAGAAAATATTAGCTGAGTTAATGATTAAAATAATTAAAGATAAAGAGTTGAGAGAGAAATATAGTAATGGTTTAGAGAGAGCTAAAGATTTTGATATTGATAAGATAGTTAAAGAGTGGGAAGGAGTAATTAAGAAAGTATTAAATAATAAAAATTAA
- a CDS encoding IS1 family transposase has protein sequence MGRVERNILTFRNSCVRLVKRGIRYSKSMEMHNIIIDLLVYFYNKDVISKFIT, from the coding sequence ATAGGACGAGTAGAAAGAAACATCCTAACATTCAGAAACTCGTGTGTAAGATTGGTTAAAAGAGGTATTCGATATTCCAAATCTATGGAAATGCACAATATTATTATAGATTTATTGGTATATTTTTATAACAAAGACGTTATATCAAAATTTATTACATGA